The genome window AAGGGATTTTGCGCGCGTCAGGCGCGTTTTTTTTTCACACGTATCGCATCGACACTTTTTCCCATGGCGTGGGGTCAGTGCGTATGGGCGATGATGAAGAGGCGAGTGTATTGGATGAGAACTGCCAGTTCAGGGGGATTGACAATTTGTTTGTGACGGATGGGAGTGTATTTCCCACATCTGGCGGCGTCAATCCGAGTTTGACGATTGCGGCAAATGCCCTGCGGGTGGGAGATTATATTGTGGAGGCGTTCAGATGATCTCAAAGTATCGCTTGAGTTCCCAATCCGTTATGGCGCGGCGATATTCCGCAATTTCGTGTTCGCGCGTGATTGCGAAGTGATCTACAAATGCGTCGCCGAGACAGGCGCGGCTGATTTCGCTGTTTTTTAATCGGTCTGTCGCTTCTTCAAGTGATTTTGGCAATGGTGTAAATCGTTCTTCGGGAGCTTCGTAGGCATTTCCGTTGTACGGCTCGCCGGGGTCGAGTTGATGTTCTATGCCGTATAGCCCGGCGGCGAGGCTGGCCGCCATCGAGATATGCGGATTGGCGTCGGCACCTGCCAGTCGATATTCGGTGCGTGTGGATTCAGGGGATGTACCTGGAATCGCGCGGAGGGATGCGGTTCGATTTTCAATTCCCCAGGAGGCGTTGGTCGGTGCCCAGGCTCCGGGGACTGTCCGCTTGTAAGAGTTGATGGTCGGGCATATTAGTGCCATCATGTGGGGCATTGCAGCGATTTGTCCCGCGATATAGTGTTTCATTATTTGAGACATGCCCTGCGGATCTGATTCATCGGCAAATAAATTTGTGTCTCCCTCTAAATTCCACAAGCTCTGGTGCAGGTGCCCGCTGCAGCCGGGGTAGTCTGGACTCCATCTCGCCATAAAGGTTGCGACGAGTCCGTGTGTGGATAGTATCTCTTTGACGCCTGTTTTGAATAGCGCGGCTTTGTCCGCGGCGTTACATGCTGTGTCGTACCGAATCGCGGTTTCATATACGCCGGGTCCCGTTTCGGTGTGTATTCCTTCCAGTTCAACGTTATACGCTCCCATTCCATCGATGATTGCGTGAACAAATTCTGAAGCCGCAGATGCTCGCAATATACTGTAGCCAAACCAGCCGGGCGATAGCGGGGTCATGTTCTCAAATCCTTTGTCTTCCAGGGATTGGGGAGTTTCTCGGAAGATGAAGTATTCGTATTCTGCGGACATGTATGGCTGGAATCCCATGTCATTCGCTTTGCGTACGACTGTTTGGAGCAGTTGGCGCGGGGATACCGCAAGTGGCTGATTTTTGTTTTCGTAAAAGTCGAGTAAAAATAACGCGGTATTTTGCTCCCAGGGTATTACGCGATAGGTGCTCAGGTCAATTTTGGCGAGGAGGTCCGGATACCCGGTATGCCAGCCCGTGACGGTCGGTTGTTCGTAGAGTTGGTCGATCATATCCCAGCCAAATGTCACATCGCAGAAGCCCAGGCCTTTTTCCATGGCAGAAAAAAATTTGTCGAGCGATATGTATTTGCCGCGCATAACGCCGTCGATGTCGAAACCAGCGAGTTTAATTTTTTGTATTTTGTCGCTTTCAAGACGCGATTTGATTTGATCTGTTGTCATAAAATTTTTTGCCCTATCTACAAAAAATGTCTTTGGTTTTGTGGAGGTTGCAAGGCATAATAAAGAGGCTGTGGCTGAAAATCAAGCTGTTCCCATCTGCCAATCCGTTTTGAGGAGGCTTTCATGAAGTTCACCAATAGTCTGATTGCCTCGTATGAAAGATATGCGCTGGAGAGGGAGCATAGTTCCACCGATGCGTTTAAAGTGCGAGAGAGGAGCGCGTTTTTGCAGTGTTTGAGAGATGAACGACGAAGTTCTATTCTCGAGGTGGGATGTGGTCCTGGCCATGATGCGAGATTCTTTCAAGAGCAGGGGTTCCGGGTTGTTGCGATTGACAATGCGCCGACGATGGTCAAGCTGGCGAGAGAGAAGGGCGTTCCCGCTCGCGTTCTGGATTGCTATAATCTCGATCAGTTGAGCGAGTCTTTTGATGCGGTGTATTCCATGAATTGTCTGCTGCATATCCCGCAGGCAGATATAGATGAGATTTTCGATTTGATTGCGGCGCGGCTCGTAGAGGATGGGTTGATGTATGTTGGTGTGTGGGGAGGCGACGATTTTGAGGGAGTTTTGGAGCGAGATACTTACGAGCCGAAGCGGTTTTTTTCTTTGAGAAAGACGGAGACGCTTCTTAGAGTTCTGCAGAAGTCATTCAGGTTGGAGTACTATCGCAGATTAGAACCCCGAGACGGTATTTGTTTTCATTCTGTTATTGCACGCCGCTTTTAAAAAATAATGGAAGGTGAATAATGAGTGATACATTGACAATTCACGATGCATGCAGGCGTGGAGATATCGACGCTGTACGCGAAATGATCGCAGCCGATCCCACTGTTGTTGACGCGGATGATGAATACGAATGGCGGCCAATTTTTCACGCGGGTTTGTGGCGACACGAGGATATCGTGCGGCTGCTGATTGAGGCGGGTGCTGATCTGGCGGCTCATGATGGCTATGTGTTGCACTACGCTGGCGAGGTTCCGAATAATAAAAATATTGTTTCGCTGCTTATTCAATACGGTGCTCTGGATCCCCATGTCCGTCCGACTGATGATTTGTCGCGGCAGTTCTTGGGGGCTGTTTTTCTCGCGGATATAGCGCGGGTGCAGGCGTTGCTCAACAGGCATCCCCATCTGGCGACGGCAGTAGATGGTCGCGGCGATCAGCCTGTGCATCACGCGGCGCGCAATGGCGATACCGAAATCGTGCGTCTGTTGATCGCGCATGGCGCAGATGTCAATGTCGCAAATGATCGCGGGCATACGGTGTTGTACTGTGCTGGTGGGCACGGGCATCTCGATACGGTAACGTTGCTTTTGGAAAGTGGTTCCGATCCCGATGCGGAGTTTACGGAGGATAATAAGACGTTGATGGAATGGCTCGCGCAGTTTCCCGAGGATACGCGCTTCCAACGCATTGCCGAAGCGTTGCGGCAACATGCGGCGAAGTCATAACGTACTGGAAATTTTTCAGTAAGGGATTTGTAATGAGAGCGTATATTATGAAGCGTTCGAATTTGAACATGGAAACACGCGATGTCTGAAGGAATTTCTTTATCCGATCTGTCGCCTTATGCGAGACATCTCGCAACTGAGTCGCTCGAATGGTCAGAGGGGTTCTGGGATCCCGAGAGCGCGTTGTTATGGTCTCACCGCCAGAATGATGCGGTTCTGATGGTTCGGAACTCGGTCTGGTTTGCGGTGGGGCTTCTTCTTCGCAATCGGGGTGACGATGTTGAGCAAGCGTGCCGTACGATTGATGCGATTATCGATAATCAGTTCGATGAGCCGGGGACGCCATACCACGGTACTTTTTATCGCTATGTGGGCGAGCCGCATCCCTCAGAGGGCGATGCCGTGATGTGGCGTACCTATGATCCGAACTGGCGGCAGTTTATCGGGCTTGGGTTTGCGACTGTGCTTGAGGAGTATGAGGATCGGTTGCCCCGGCGATTGATTGATCGCATGATTCGGTCTTTGGAGATGGCTGTTGTGGGCGAACCTCCGGATCGCTGTCCGCCGACGTATTCGAATATCGCTTTGATGAAGGCCGCGATGTGCGTGTGGGTTGGAAAGCGTATCGGAAACGATGAGATGGTTTTATACGGTGAAGCGTTTGGTGGTGAGGTCTATCGCTTGTTCGCGCAGAATAATGCTTTTGCGGAGTACAATTCACCGACGTAC of Gemmatimonadota bacterium contains these proteins:
- a CDS encoding glutamine synthetase family protein, encoding MTTDQIKSRLESDKIQKIKLAGFDIDGVMRGKYISLDKFFSAMEKGLGFCDVTFGWDMIDQLYEQPTVTGWHTGYPDLLAKIDLSTYRVIPWEQNTALFLLDFYENKNQPLAVSPRQLLQTVVRKANDMGFQPYMSAEYEYFIFRETPQSLEDKGFENMTPLSPGWFGYSILRASAASEFVHAIIDGMGAYNVELEGIHTETGPGVYETAIRYDTACNAADKAALFKTGVKEILSTHGLVATFMARWSPDYPGCSGHLHQSLWNLEGDTNLFADESDPQGMSQIMKHYIAGQIAAMPHMMALICPTINSYKRTVPGAWAPTNASWGIENRTASLRAIPGTSPESTRTEYRLAGADANPHISMAASLAAGLYGIEHQLDPGEPYNGNAYEAPEERFTPLPKSLEEATDRLKNSEISRACLGDAFVDHFAITREHEIAEYRRAITDWELKRYFEII
- a CDS encoding class I SAM-dependent methyltransferase, with the protein product MKFTNSLIASYERYALEREHSSTDAFKVRERSAFLQCLRDERRSSILEVGCGPGHDARFFQEQGFRVVAIDNAPTMVKLAREKGVPARVLDCYNLDQLSESFDAVYSMNCLLHIPQADIDEIFDLIAARLVEDGLMYVGVWGGDDFEGVLERDTYEPKRFFSLRKTETLLRVLQKSFRLEYYRRLEPRDGICFHSVIARRF
- a CDS encoding ankyrin repeat domain-containing protein; the protein is MSDTLTIHDACRRGDIDAVREMIAADPTVVDADDEYEWRPIFHAGLWRHEDIVRLLIEAGADLAAHDGYVLHYAGEVPNNKNIVSLLIQYGALDPHVRPTDDLSRQFLGAVFLADIARVQALLNRHPHLATAVDGRGDQPVHHAARNGDTEIVRLLIAHGADVNVANDRGHTVLYCAGGHGHLDTVTLLLESGSDPDAEFTEDNKTLMEWLAQFPEDTRFQRIAEALRQHAAKS